From Aquarana catesbeiana isolate 2022-GZ linkage group LG05, ASM4218655v1, whole genome shotgun sequence:
ccgtccacaaggtttagcagtgtgtctatgggaatgtttgaccattcttcagaagcgcatttgtgaggccaggcactgatgatggacgagaaggcctggctcgcagtctctaattcatcccaaaggtgttctattgggttgaggtcaggactctgtgcaggccagtcaagttcctccactccaaactcgctcatccatgtctttatggaccttgctttgctcactggtccaaatcatttcctggaggggggattatggtgtggggttgtttttcaggggttgggcttggccccttagttccagtgaagggaactcttaaggtgtcaaaaATTATCATAagacctctaaagggatttttaaggcaatgaattttagattttgaataaaaatctattttattaATATCAATCAAAGTTAAAAGATACGAAAATTACAAAAAACATAATCAAATAGACTTGTGAGATACATCACTTCCTTCCATATACTCTCCTTTATGCAATATTTGTAATGTGATATATTTATCATTTGatgtatatacaattttttatgGAAATTTGAACCTTGAACACTTGTCTATTTGATCATGTTTTTTGTAATTTTCGTATCTTTTAACTTTGATTGATATtaataaaattgatttttattCAAAATCtaaaattcattgccttaaaaatccctttagaggtccTATGATAATTTTTTACTAAttgatatgggatgatggcaatgacacatccataccaccgaggtcatatgtatataaaaaaaactcttaaggtgtcagcataccaagacattttggaaaatttaatggtcccaactttgtgggaacagtttggggatgacctcttcctgttccaacatgactgcgcaccagtgcacaaagcaaggtccataaagacatggatgagcgagtttggggtggaggaacctgactggcctgcacagagtactgacctcaacccaacagaacacttttggggtgaattagagaagAAACTGAGagtcaggtcttctcgtccacatcagtgcctgacctcacaaatgcgcttctggaagaatggtcaacaattcccatagacacactcctaaaccttgtggacagccttcccagaagagttgaagctgttatagctgcaaagggtgggccaactcaatattgaaccctacggactaagactgggatcccattaaagttcatgtgtgtgtaaaggcaggcgtcgcaatacttttggtaatgtactGTATGCTCCATACTACACAGAAAGCCAAGGGGATGATTAGTGATCCTGATTACTCCTCCTGtgtgtctaaagcctagtacacactgtcagccttttttcattcaacccagcaggctgaaggaaaaaaaatggaagCGCTCGGGAAGAGATCATGTACCAACAATCTgctgttagtacagcaatctccccccgctgagctattgtgttcggACAGGGGGGGCGGCACCATCCGCCAGAACACATAGGTCAGCGTTGTAAGCCATTGGCTGTGAGTGCTGATCAGATGCAGATCGGCAGATTTTTTTCGGACTGGATGCCGAATGGCGGACAGTTTCTATTAAATCAACATATGCCACCCGATATTTGGCCTGTGAGTACAACCCTTTAGACTCTATAGCCTAATAGGGTCTCCCTCCAAGCCCCGGTCCTATAGCAGTCGTATGGGCTGCTTTGGCTATTGTTACACCACAGTGTTGTTTTAGGCTGTGAAACAATAGCATTGGGCCCTGGTTATACTTTTTTATACTAAATAAAATACTGTATACATGATGTCTGAGATCTAAACACATTTTAAAATACAAACACGTAGCACATGATTCATTTGGTTTTGGAAAGgttgtgcattttttttaagctaTCAAAGTTAAAAACAGCATACACATTAAACACCAGCCTGACATTTTCAGTAAATATACTTTATCATTACCTCTGCCTCTAGGAAATAAATATTGGTCGAAAGAGTGAAACACAAGTACAAAAGCCAGCAAGTAATGAATCTAGATTGCGGGGTCAGAGGCAGGGCTACAGGCTAGAGTCACGGTGTTATATaggtcactgatcgccaccattactagtaaaaaaaaatttaaaataaatgaataaaaatatcccatagtctgtatataacttttgtgcaaaccaatcaatatatacgctttttgggattttttctttaccaaaaatatgtaacagaatacatattggcctaaatttatgaagaaattctatttcttttttcaatttttttattggatatgtcctagagcagaaagtaaaaaatattgttttttctttttcaaaattgtcagtctttttgtttatagcgttagtggccataaccccggtatcctcttcttcagctggcggctcggtttccgataatagtggtctctacggcggattcggatccttctgctggctgggcatggagacgaacgaaaatggcccccacccgtctccataccattgcagggcgaaagcggcgtcaaaacgtcacttccgcccatagctcttaaagagccatttttttattttttttttcaaatgacaattttttttttattattgcattttagtgtaaatatgagatctgaggtctttttgtcatgctttttttctattacaagagatgtgtACAACATGTGAAAGTGATACaaagtgatacccaacatgtcacgcttcaaaattgtgcaggcacaattttgaaacgtgacatgttgggtatcactttactcggcataacattatctttcacaatataaaaaaaaaatgtggctaactttactgttgtcttattttttaattaaaaaaagtgtattttttccaaaaaaagtgcacttgtaagacactgcgcaaatacggtgtgacagaaagtattgcgaccgccattttattctctagggtgttagaaaaaaatgtataatgttttggggttctaagtaattttctagcaaaaaaaactttttttaacttgtaaataacaaatctcacaaagaggcttggtccttaagtggttaaataccaccaaaagaaagctctatttgtggggggaaaaaaggacataaattgtatttgggtacagtgtcgcacgaccgcgcaattgtcagttaaaataccgCAGTGCCGGGGGTAAATCTTcccaaggtcaagtggttaacagaagtCAGAGAAGTGGTGCAGCAGCTTTCTTGAATTCCCACCATTATAAATGAATGCTTGTTGTCAACAGAGATGGTATTCAATAACCTTTAtaacaaaatgttaaaaaggaaGCCCATTTAAAGCAATACACCTCTGAACAATCTTAAATCCAGAATAACCGCAATGTATAGAAGTCATTTTAGAAAACCCCCCAATCCTGTTTTAATAAATGAAGAGTTTACATTTTATGAGATCAACAGCGCTTTAGACAACAGCACAAATTTGATTGATTTCAGTCCCAGCAGCTCCAGACGCCTTTTGTTTGCTGAAATACAACATCCCCAgggttgaactgtaatgccccgtacacacgatcggaaattcggccagcaaaagaccgatgagagcttttggtcggaaaatgcgaccgtgtgtatgctccattggacttttgctggtggaattccagccagcaaaagactgagagcatgttctctatttttcgggcggaaaaagttccgatcggaaattccgatcatctgtaccaattcccacgcacaaaattcctacgaatgctcggaaacaattcgacgcatgctcaaaagcattgaacttcattttcacagctcgtcgtagtgttgtacatcaccgcgttcttgacggtcgaaagttcagcagttcgtgtaataaataaataattctgcgctgcctaaAAAGGAAAGCAGCTCACACAGCAAATAGGATATATGCactagaaataaaaaacaaaaagagtagcactaatgtgtaaatacataaaaatatcagaaaaaagggagatgAAACCCAATGATCAAATatggagaataaaaataaaaacatatgcaAATATGTATAAAATCAAAGTGTAATGAACCCAGTAACTGGTGATGAACATtcaaacaaaagtccaagtgaaaaataataataaaaattgtgatAAAGAGTCCCATATATATAGAAAAACTTCATGTGAAAATCCTGACGGTGGACAAATATAAACTTGAAGTGAAGAAAGACCACCACCAACAATATGGAGGCTTactggaacgtttgaacccaaaagaacgtacgttcgatgggtcaaacaagcttgtgttgtgGGACAACCACTGTGAATATAGAATCCTCTGAGAGCTGTAACTGGAACCCACGACCGTCCATGGACTTTATTTTGCAGAAACCAGTGCCATCACATAACTTCAAATCTACTTCCTTCAGAGACCAAAATCAGCCagtgaaagctagtgacatcacttcctgggaagGGAAGTGCTTGTAGATTGGCAATTGTTAGCACCTTAATGGATGGAGCAGCTGACGGACCATACACCCCTGCTCCATCCATTAAGGCACTAACAATTGCCACTCTACAAGCAATTGTCCTCAAGGAGGTGAACTTCAGGATCTCATTATAGTTGCAAGTTGGTATATCTCTCCACCGCTTGATATGAGAACCCTTTCTGGATGTGATACACCTTCCATGAAATATACATATGTGAACTAAGCCCTTAATATTAGGTTGGACACTATCCTGACAGTTTTTAAACACAACTCCCCTAAAAGCAACTAATAGCAACCTATGGGTATGGGTGAATTCAGGGTATCCTGTGGATGGCGCTTCTTGGTCTGGCACAGATGAATGTTCCATTCTTACTATTTGAGTGTGTCTTTTCAGCTGCTGGTGAAACAACTGTATATTTGGGAACTACAGCATTGGGAGTGGTGCAAACTGTTAAAAACCCTGAGGAAGATTCGCACTTCAGAGTGCATTTGAAATGCGTCAGACTATTCCTTTGCGCGCTCCCCCCTCTTTTAAGCTGGTCTTTTCCCCTTATATAGATGTTTTTTGTCATCAGTTATCTGTTTACATTCATATTTACATTGTATTATACTTGTTGATTTATTTTTCGTTTgtccaataaattttgtacttttataatattactgccttgcgtccatttaaagtcccaaaccttgaggaatcttgttctttatGATATGTTGGGATGGGACGCATAGGCAACCTAGTCGACTAGATGAGGCAAAGCTCCAtcataactattaaattatacgtattggaatttcctttcaaatttggctatacATAGTtaggaattatctgaaataacgaatgtcgcatctaagcaaatggaacagaacgaattaataataataaaaagtttttattattattgttatttattgttattaattcattacattccatttgtttagatacggcattcgttatttcggaaaatTTGCAACGtttattcattatgttcactaacagcaaaatttgaaaggaaattccaatacctataatttaataattagtaatagttaagttatttgtagttagttattatttcagattttcgaattttcgttcttttcgttaattttcagattttcgaattttagaattttagaatttcataaattcataaattcgtaaatttgaaaattcgtaatccggaaattcaaaaattcgtaagttCAGAAattctgaatttttgaatattcgaatttacaaatatttggaaaaatttgttaaacaggttttcattaatttggttatttacgaatttgtcgaaattcgttaaaaaactaattcggaaccaaacgaattgcacatgtctacaaaacaTGTTTTACAGGGATGTGCATAGTTTTTCATTTGCCCAGACATACATTTATAATCTACATACAATATCAGCTAAAATAAATTGATAGAGAAAAACTCAGAGCCCCTATGCAGCTGAATCCCCCTAAAACTATAATTCCAAGAGAAACCAAGATTGTCATAATAAATCATACCTTTATTAAAGATTTAAGCATTTGTATTCATTTTAAAGTTGTATAAAGTGTTTTTCATTCCCTGTAGTGAAACAATCAGACTTTTCCTACTAAACCTGATGCATTCATGCAAAATAAATATTTGCACCTTGCAGGTTGCACTGCACCTCTTGTACCATTTCTTAGGATCCTATCCTCAAACATACAGAGGATAACATATACATTTGTGTACAAAAATCttataaaatcacataaaaacaaatattttgtcttaataaaatataaatatatgtatgcaCATAAAAAAGAAATCATAAAAAGGGACCAATGATATATGGCCAGAAAAACAGGCCGATTCACCTCAATTCACTTCCTCTTAAAAAAGTTAATTATACTCTCAAGTCTTTTTCTATGCACTTCGAAACAGAGAAAGTTTGCTTTTAGCGTTTATATGAATTCCACTTAGAGCATTGCAAGATCCTCcagtacagataaaaaaaaataataataaaagcatcCATGAGACACAAAGTTGACTTAGTCCATTATAGAAGGAGTGTACTTCTTAaaagcagagctgtgtaaattatTCCCCCCCACAtcaccaatcacattcaaactaTGAAAGCAAACTTGAAACtgattggtttatttatttatttattacaggtacatagcgccgtcaatttatggcactacctgcttggagtttgcatgttctccctgtgcctttgtgggtttcctttgtgtactccggtttcctcccacacctcaaagacatgctggtaggttaattggatcttgtccaaattgaccctagtatgtgtatgtatgaatgtgagttagggaccttagattgtaagctccctaaAGACCgagaatgatgtgaatgtacaatacatatgtaaAGTGACGGTTGCAATAAGAAATTTCATAGCACTGGCATTTTTTAACATCAGACAGCAAGGACCTTTGACTAAGGCAACCCATACTTTAGTCATTTttttgttgaatgaaaaaaaaaatgtatctcatttccccatccacacatttgaggtggatgggggtatTGCTcccgctgagcttttgtgttctgatagcggggagacttccccccatcagaacacactgatccgCACTGCTATAACCGGTGGCGCTGATCAAATGGCATTTATCCAACAGGATGGTTGTAAAAGAGGTCGTTTGGTAGATCTACTCCTGCACAACCACTgtccccatacatggatcaaaaatttAACCAGTCCCTGCTGGACCTGCCAGATTTTTATCcacgtatggctggcttaagtattTCAGCATCCCCGGCAAATGTGTTTTAGGATCACCTGATTACAGACAAAGGGGACTGGAGTGGATTTATGCACTTTAGCAATGCTTTTGCTCAAAAACTTATTCACTCAGCAAGTAGGTGGTGTCATctgtgtgctttttaaaaaaaggtaaactcCAGGGGAAAAAATTACCCTTACAGTGAGGCTCCCCTAGTACAGCAAGgattaaaatcttgtttttttaggTTGAACATAGTCACGACCAGTCTCCAAAGACTGTTTTCAACATTCTGTTCAATGGTTATACTTTGACTTCACCATGTACAATGTAGAAatagcagtcctgcattgtaagtgaggaaGATGAGGGTCCACCCACAATCCTGAGTGTTGGAGACAAAAGAAGGGAAACAAGAAATAACGTAAGTATGACTGCTTTTTCTGTTAACATTTACCCCTTGCAGTACTTAAGGTCCCTATTGCAAGGGTcactttcttccttttcttcccattgttcttttttaattttgactCCAGCATACTTTAAAATTCTGCAGCAGCTTTGTTGATGGCATGTTTTTGATGACCAAAATCCTGTATTTTAAATTAGGGCAAAGCAAATATACCATGCTTCATTTGATAAAATATAGTCTTGGTAATTCTGCTACGCACTGTTAGAGTGAACCATAAAAGTGTACGATTCATGATTTCATTATTAAACATGATGATTCATACACCAGAAGACCGACATGGAAGATTAATTTTGTCACCTCAGTTACAGGATCATCTTAAACCGTAGTCTGAGCAGTGTTCATATAGGTGACATTTTGAAAAAATCTATGATGACACCCATAAGATAGATAAGTTTGTCCCTTTCTCAGTTGAAATCTGGTTGATTCTTCCACGTATGCAATCAAGCGAAACTGATAAAAGTGTGCCATTTTCTACATCAAAAGATGAGCGGAGAGATACACTAGTCCATTGTGTGCCTTCTGGCATCTGACCACCAATTTGTTGAGTGACTATGGATGGTTGTGCTTGGTCACTTATCTTGGTATTCAATGTCACCTTTATAACATTACATGAGTGGATTAATTTTAAGTTGAAAGAAACACTTACTCCGCCATTTTCACTGAACTTAAAATATTTATGGGCATACTGGCCAGTGGAGATGAGTTGGATAATTTTGTCTTGTGGCAAATCCTGACTGAAGCTCAAGAGTTTGTTCTTGACAGCCCCTGTGGGTAATCCAGTTGCAGACACTGAAGCTGTGATAGCAGTGGAAATGCCTGTGGGAATCCATATAAGGCTTAGCATGCTGATTCCAGAGTTTTCTCCAAAGTATCGAACATTGCATTGTGCAGGAGAAAGGACTTCAAAACTTATTATATCTCCAGAATTGACCTTGGCTGCGCTGGATGCTGAAATAGATGTATCTCTATAATTAACACCAGACTTAAAGACCTGAATTAATTCTGAATTGGATCCGTTTCTGTTGATGTAGGAAAGGAGAGTAAAACCTTCCCGAACACAGGTGGGACCCATGGAGTAGAGAGCTTGCTGGAAAACAAATTTAACAACACCAGATTCAGTAAACTTAATGCTTCTTCCATCATGAGTCAAGCTGATCATGTACGGGTCAGAAACCGATAAGATCCTAAATGTTGGTCTGTAGTTAGTTTGGTAGTGCATTGCTGTAGACATTTGAGCACTCATGGCCACTGCACCTGTATCATGAGACACCCAAAACAAACTAAGTGGCATGTTCAGATCATAAACATGCAGGTCTTTGCTTTGATTGCAGAACTGATTGGGGCTTTTAAGAACCACAGATAAAGTCTGGCTTGGCTCAACTTCAGCAGCAGAACTTATACTTGTGCTCTGAAAATATTTACCATCTGGCTGCTCTATCCGTGAGCCACTTAACTCGTAGCCTTCCTCACTGTTGTTGAGTTTTAATGAAAGCTGTAAAAAATTCCTGCAGTTATGTCTTACTGCGAAGTTAAGGTCAACCCATAGTAGCCCATGTTGTTTGAACACGATCTGGTTGTCATCCGGTGACAACATTTCACATTGGACTTTTTCCTTGATTTTCAAGCTGAGACCTGGGAATATTTGGGAGTTAGCCATTTTAGGTGAGGGCACTGACAAGCCAGCAGACCAGGATTCGAACAACTTGCTCTCGCTTGCCATTGTGCACACAGTATCGCTATCTGCTGTGCATGGAAAAGCAACAACACCCTCTTCACACTCCGAGCAGGCCTGGCACTCTTGCagatctttattgaaaaagtattgcTCGCCACAAAGTCCCAAAGCAGCATCCTTTTCAGGAACCCCAAGGCATCTGAAGCCACCTAAAGAGAACAGAAATCATATATTAGACTCCCTATTTAGATCAGAATTACAGCCCTAGGCAGAATTCCACAAATTAATAACATCACACTCAAAGGTGTTTATGTCACTTCGGGCCACAATATCAACCATAACTGTCCATGCGATTTTTACCTGGAAAAAGAACAAGATCAAATGCTTCACGATTAATACAATGAATGCTGCCTGACCAGACTCAAACTCTCAGAACACAAAGCTGTACATTTATTAAAAGGAGATAAGCTGTGACAGTGGCTATTGCTGCTTATCTCGGCTGTCAAGCAGTTTCAAGCTGTGCTGAGGAGTGGAGATGATGTTTTCTGCTTCTCCTCACAGCTGAGTGAGAAATTGCCACTGCACTCAATAGAAATGAGCAGTTTAATAAGGAGTACAAAAGCACTGTACAAAAGTTTTAGGTAGATGTGAAAAAACGCTGTAAAGTAagcatgctttcaaaaatatatattttaatagtttattttttatcaatttacaaaatgaaaagtgaacaaacagaaaaaaacatctaaatcaaattaatatttggtgtaactacccttggcttcaaaccagcatcaattcttatgccgcgtacacacggtcggacttttcgtctacaaaagtccgacagcctgtccgacagacttccggcggactttcggcggacttgcagcagactttctaacgaacggacttgcctacacacgaccacacaaaagtccgacggattcgtacgtgatgacgtacaccggactaaaataaggaagttcatagccagtagccaatagctgccctagcatgggtttttgtccgtcggactagcacacagacgagcggatttcgggtccgtcgtagttacgacgtaaagatttgaagcatgtttcaaatctaaagtccgtcggatttgaggctgaaaaagtctgctgaaagtccggagaagcccacacacgaacggattaccagccagctttagtccgtcggcgtccgttggacttttgtagacgaaaagtccgaccgtgtgtacgcggcattacacttgcaTACCTTGTACACGTGCACAAAGTCAGATTTTTTGTAgtattagagtcaggtgtatgaataACCAATTATACCACACacgtgctaatgatcatcaatttcatatgtaggttgaaactaCAGAAacagctactgtatatatatatatatatatatatatatatatatatatatatatatatatatatatatagatatacacaagaCTGTGATTCCACCTAGTAAAAGAAGCAGTCGGAGCCGGTTATAACTGCATGCGTTGTGACCTTGAACATGTTTGGACCTacatgacaagcagcaacactctatgacgTTCAGTCGATTGTGAGTCGCtatttagtttggttgtgttttctgtagtgtgccaaaaaaatgctaagtttaaaagttcaacgtgtcaattttacatttttcgTAAAATTGCACAAAACATCAACAGAATGTTTTATaatgcttactacagcttatgggaatgacGGCCTGTCTCGTGCGCGTGTGTTTGAGTGGCAAAAAAGATTCAGCGAGGGACATGAGAATGTCGAAGAGGATGAACGCCCTGGATGACCTTGCACTTGAACCGAAGAAAGTGTAGAAAAAATCAGTCAGGTTGTTCGAAAAGACCACCGACTCAGTGTTCGAATGATAGCTGAATCCATGCTCCTTGTGTTTTTCGATATCAAGGGTTTAATTTTGAAAGAATGGGTTCCAGAAGGCACAACAGTTAACCAACATTATTATAAGGAAGTTTTGATAAAGCGGAGAGAAAGAGTCAGAAAAATATGGCTGCAACTGTGGGAAAATGGTTTCATTCTTTCATTCTTCACCAGGACAATGCGCCTGCTCACACAACACTTTCTGTGAAGCAGTTTTTGACTGATAAGCACATTACTACACTTGAACATCCGCCAACTTTTATATTTTCCCAAAAGTTAAATGACTGCTTAAAGGGACACgttttgagtcagttgatgctgtaaagaagaaaatgGTGGATGTGTTGAAAAAGCTGAaaaagctgaaaaagctgatagAAATTGAATTTCTCCATTCCTTCGACCAGTGGAAAACAAGAGtgcagcaatgtattagtgcaaatggggaatatattgaaggggacaagcattaaatttgtaagggcacttt
This genomic window contains:
- the LOC141144282 gene encoding uncharacterized protein isoform X2 — its product is MVSWQSSARLSCLFFLLVCYEVPAERCTGGPSCTSGSTDSDQQKPCVGTRCPAKANRASRSYQHTASSDGFLQPGRASQLPSASSRAEVSGTTDTWGGAPHLNNNATKDCKGIECKLPLRIRMKSRGRVLCTGEGCPPAEGQQGVVRLSDRAAHFIGEVPEFQYANAELGGAPLGVQLTCDIKPGENEVPSEDALILQLQLAKGQEKFVEALKSQQKTITELQQKLSEQQSLLVNQQREILDQQRRMYEQMDMIKVQYSILFDTVKQMSFQSLQEDIQQYFEAHLQGLQNQVRSHLQKTYSVHKMDVDANIIDVGAGAPLPDCGPCEGDEFCSFQKSPPQCEKCTLCPAGFFQMSDCTENVDRICQDRDECMDSPSICGEKIKCLNTPGGFRCLGVPEKDAALGLCGEQYFFNKDLQECQACSECEEGVVAFPCTADSDTVCTMASESKLFESWSAGLSVPSPKMANSQIFPGLSLKIKEKVQCEMLSPDDNQIVFKQHGLLWVDLNFAVRHNCRNFLQLSLKLNNSEEGYELSGSRIEQPDGKYFQSTSISSAAEVEPSQTLSVVLKSPNQFCNQSKDLHVYDLNMPLSLFWVSHDTGAVAMSAQMSTAMHYQTNYRPTFRILSVSDPYMISLTHDGRSIKFTESGVVKFVFQQALYSMGPTCVREGFTLLSYINRNGSNSELIQVFKSGVNYRDTSISASSAAKVNSGDIISFEVLSPAQCNVRYFGENSGISMLSLIWIPTGISTAITASVSATGLPTGAVKNKLLSFSQDLPQDKIIQLISTGQYAHKYFKFSENGGVSVSFNLKLIHSCNVIKVTLNTKISDQAQPSIVTQQIGGQMPEGTQWTSVSLRSSFDVENGTLLSVSLDCIRGRINQISTEKGTNLSILWVSS
- the LOC141144282 gene encoding uncharacterized protein isoform X1 yields the protein MKNRRGNCRMRLSFKVTMVSWQSSARLSCLFFLLVCYEVPAERCTGGPSCTSGSTDSDQQKPCVGTRCPAKANRASRSYQHTASSDGFLQPGRASQLPSASSRAEVSGTTDTWGGAPHLNNNATKDCKGIECKLPLRIRMKSRGRVLCTGEGCPPAEGQQGVVRLSDRAAHFIGEVPEFQYANAELGGAPLGVQLTCDIKPGENEVPSEDALILQLQLAKGQEKFVEALKSQQKTITELQQKLSEQQSLLVNQQREILDQQRRMYEQMDMIKVQYSILFDTVKQMSFQSLQEDIQQYFEAHLQGLQNQVRSHLQKTYSVHKMDVDANIIDVGAGAPLPDCGPCEGDEFCSFQKSPPQCEKCTLCPAGFFQMSDCTENVDRICQDRDECMDSPSICGEKIKCLNTPGGFRCLGVPEKDAALGLCGEQYFFNKDLQECQACSECEEGVVAFPCTADSDTVCTMASESKLFESWSAGLSVPSPKMANSQIFPGLSLKIKEKVQCEMLSPDDNQIVFKQHGLLWVDLNFAVRHNCRNFLQLSLKLNNSEEGYELSGSRIEQPDGKYFQSTSISSAAEVEPSQTLSVVLKSPNQFCNQSKDLHVYDLNMPLSLFWVSHDTGAVAMSAQMSTAMHYQTNYRPTFRILSVSDPYMISLTHDGRSIKFTESGVVKFVFQQALYSMGPTCVREGFTLLSYINRNGSNSELIQVFKSGVNYRDTSISASSAAKVNSGDIISFEVLSPAQCNVRYFGENSGISMLSLIWIPTGISTAITASVSATGLPTGAVKNKLLSFSQDLPQDKIIQLISTGQYAHKYFKFSENGGVSVSFNLKLIHSCNVIKVTLNTKISDQAQPSIVTQQIGGQMPEGTQWTSVSLRSSFDVENGTLLSVSLDCIRGRINQISTEKGTNLSILWVSS